In Candidatus Polarisedimenticolia bacterium, the genomic stretch ATTGCCAGCTCAGCACCGGTGACAATCTGCATGGCTTTGTCGAAGATTGCCACCACTTTCTAGCTGCCCAGCAACCATCGCTCCGATCCGTCACGATCAGCACAATGGAAGACGCGCAATCGATGGTCAACGGCTTGGTCACGATAGGGCCAGCAGTCTCAAGCCTTCAGGATATTTCGAAGGCGATCGTCAAAGCATGGGCAGAAATCGCCTATCTAGACTTTCAGGCAACGTCTCTTCGCTGGTACGAGGAGGCAACTGTCTTCAAATTCATTACGGGCGTGCCTATCACTGGACTTGGAGTCGCGGGAACCTTCATTGCCTTGGGGCCTCAGTATCCGCAGCTCGTGGAGAAGTTTCGGAGCGAATTCAGCGAGACAGGTGCAAAGGTCAAGCGAATTCCTGGCGGTCTTCCACCGTGGGCCGCCCAACATCCCTTTTAGTTCGCGAGAGTGGAGATTCCGCCGTGGATCTGCTGGTCAACATCGACGTTGATGATCTGGAGCGAGCGGTTGGTTTCTATCGCGAGGGGCTCGGGTTGCGGGTGGGGAGGCGGTTCGGGGAGATGGGGGTGGAGATGCTCGGGGGGTCGAGCGCGGTTTTCCTGCTGGCGCGGGCGGCGGGGACGGCTGCGTCGCCCGCCACCTCGCAGGAGCGCAGCTACGC encodes the following:
- a CDS encoding VOC family protein, with translation MDLLVNIDVDDLERAVGFYREGLGLRVGRRFGEMGVEMLGGSSAVFLLARAAGTAASPATSQERSYARHWTPVHLDIVVEDVEAAQERARAAGATLEVPIQTRRWGRIVQMADPFGHGFCLIQFLGRGYDEIL